The Vibrio chagasii genome includes a region encoding these proteins:
- the folD gene encoding bifunctional methylenetetrahydrofolate dehydrogenase/methenyltetrahydrofolate cyclohydrolase FolD — MTAQNIDGKLISQTVRSEVAARVKARTEAGLRAPGLAVILVGEDPASQVYVGSKRKACEEVGFVSKSYDLPATATEDELLNLVDQLNLDPEIDGILVQLPLPAGIDSTHVLERITPEKDVDGFHPYNVGRLAQRMPKLRSCTPKGIITLLDRYNIDLRGKHAVVVGASNIVGRPMTLELLLAGCTTTTCHRFTKDLEGHVRQADVVVVAVGKPNFIPGAWIKKGAVVVDVGINRLDSGKLVGDVEYDVAKESASFITPVPGGVGPMTVASLIENTMIACEQFHSK, encoded by the coding sequence ATGACTGCTCAAAATATTGATGGAAAGCTAATTTCTCAAACGGTTCGCTCCGAAGTAGCTGCACGTGTAAAAGCTCGTACTGAAGCTGGATTACGCGCTCCGGGCCTAGCGGTTATTTTAGTGGGTGAAGACCCTGCTTCTCAGGTTTACGTTGGTAGTAAGCGTAAAGCGTGTGAAGAAGTTGGCTTCGTATCTAAATCTTACGATTTGCCAGCTACTGCAACAGAAGATGAACTGTTAAACCTAGTCGACCAACTGAACCTAGATCCAGAGATCGACGGTATTCTGGTTCAACTGCCTCTACCTGCTGGCATCGATAGCACTCACGTTCTTGAGCGCATCACACCAGAAAAAGACGTTGATGGCTTCCACCCATACAATGTCGGCCGTTTGGCTCAGCGTATGCCAAAGCTTCGCTCTTGTACGCCAAAAGGTATCATCACCCTGCTTGACCGTTACAACATCGATTTACGTGGCAAGCACGCTGTTGTTGTTGGCGCTTCAAACATCGTAGGTCGTCCAATGACCCTAGAACTGCTTCTAGCAGGTTGTACAACGACTACATGTCACCGTTTCACTAAAGACCTTGAAGGCCACGTACGTCAAGCAGACGTTGTTGTGGTTGCTGTAGGTAAGCCTAACTTCATTCCTGGTGCTTGGATTAAGAAAGGTGCAGTTGTGGTCGATGTTGGTATCAACCGTTTGGATTCTGGCAAGCTAGTCGGTGACGTTGAATACGATGTCGCGAAAGAGAGCGCAAGCTTTATCACACCAGTACCGGGTGGTGTAGGTCCAATGACAGTAGCAAGCCTGATTGAGAACACAATGATCGCTTGTGAGCAATTTCACTCGAAGTAA
- a CDS encoding WYL domain-containing protein has translation MKDLGFADSIFLSVPNRQIATMIVRRLLQAARERRRVDIEYVSMDNPEVRGRNIIPHTIVFDGFRWYVRAYFE, from the coding sequence TTGAAAGATCTTGGCTTTGCTGACTCTATTTTCCTTTCAGTCCCAAATAGGCAGATTGCCACTATGATCGTTCGTAGACTTCTACAAGCAGCACGAGAAAGGCGCAGAGTTGATATTGAGTATGTTTCGATGGATAACCCTGAAGTGCGAGGTCGAAACATCATTCCACACACCATCGTATTTGATGGGTTCCGTTGGTATGTACGAGCATATTTTGAATAG
- a CDS encoding cation:proton antiporter translates to MDLSITSSLALIGLLSLACQLLGWRLRLPAILPLLIVGLLLGPGLNVLNPDVIFGDVLFPLISLGVAIILFEGALTLNFKEIRGHGRMVTHLVSVGMLITWACIVVGAYYFVNFSWPLAALFGALVVVTGPTVIVPMLRSIQPKASLGSILRWEGIVIDPIGALFAVLVYEYIVSSADPTGHVLSALGLTLAIGLGLGIIGGYLIAKMLQGHWVPHYLRNVAVLTLMLAAFSFSNDLSEESGLLTVTIMGIWLANVKGLDIEDIIEFKETLTVLLISALFILLASRLDSGAFLSIGWGGIGLLAVVMLVARPLSVWISGIGTDLSSADKWFLSWMAPRGIVAAAVSSLFAIKLQEKQLIEGADLLVPMVFLVIIGTVVIQSLTASWWARRLGVTQEKAQGVIFFGATHFARQFAKVLATHNINSVLADTNWESIRLARMDNLNVYFGNPASSHAENNLELDGIGRAMIVSPYRQTNPLVSMHYQDEFGANKVFELESPESKHERHQVSRDGNRSLFEEGVTYSKLNSLMAQGSQIKSTGLTEAFVLNEFNALYPKAILLGVINDGDFRLITQGADLEKLISTECEIISLLPPSEPVETPDK, encoded by the coding sequence ATGGATTTGTCGATTACTTCTTCTTTGGCGCTAATTGGGCTCTTGTCTTTAGCTTGTCAGTTGCTCGGCTGGCGATTGCGTCTCCCCGCGATTCTCCCTCTTCTCATTGTCGGCCTGTTGTTGGGCCCCGGCTTAAATGTCCTTAACCCAGATGTCATTTTCGGTGATGTTCTGTTTCCGCTGATTTCATTAGGTGTTGCCATCATTCTATTCGAAGGCGCATTGACGCTTAACTTTAAGGAGATCAGAGGTCATGGTCGCATGGTGACTCATCTAGTGAGTGTAGGCATGCTGATTACATGGGCGTGCATTGTTGTCGGTGCTTACTACTTTGTTAACTTTAGTTGGCCATTAGCGGCGTTATTCGGTGCTTTGGTGGTGGTGACAGGCCCGACAGTAATTGTGCCTATGCTGCGTAGTATTCAGCCTAAAGCCTCTCTTGGTAGCATTTTGCGATGGGAAGGTATTGTTATTGACCCAATAGGCGCTCTGTTTGCCGTTCTGGTTTATGAATACATTGTCTCTTCAGCCGATCCTACCGGTCATGTGTTGTCAGCGCTTGGGCTGACTCTGGCTATTGGTTTAGGCTTGGGGATCATCGGTGGCTATTTGATTGCCAAGATGCTGCAAGGACATTGGGTGCCACATTATCTGCGTAATGTAGCAGTGCTGACATTAATGTTGGCAGCGTTTTCGTTCTCTAACGACCTGAGTGAAGAATCTGGCTTGTTAACCGTGACCATCATGGGGATCTGGCTTGCCAATGTGAAAGGCTTGGATATCGAAGACATCATCGAATTCAAAGAAACCCTGACTGTATTACTCATTTCTGCGTTGTTTATTTTGTTAGCCAGTCGGCTCGATTCAGGCGCGTTTTTGTCGATAGGTTGGGGTGGTATAGGGTTATTAGCAGTGGTTATGCTGGTGGCTCGCCCATTAAGTGTGTGGATCAGCGGGATCGGTACGGATCTTAGCTCAGCAGATAAATGGTTTTTAAGTTGGATGGCACCGCGCGGGATCGTGGCGGCAGCGGTTTCTTCTCTGTTTGCGATCAAACTTCAAGAGAAGCAATTGATCGAGGGCGCAGACCTGTTGGTCCCTATGGTGTTCTTGGTCATCATAGGGACGGTTGTTATTCAGAGCTTAACCGCGAGCTGGTGGGCGAGAAGGCTAGGTGTCACTCAAGAGAAAGCGCAGGGGGTTATCTTCTTTGGTGCCACCCACTTTGCAAGGCAGTTTGCCAAGGTGCTCGCGACTCACAACATCAATAGTGTACTTGCGGATACCAACTGGGAGAGCATTCGGTTGGCGCGCATGGATAACTTGAATGTTTACTTTGGCAACCCAGCTTCCAGTCACGCCGAAAATAATTTGGAATTGGATGGGATAGGGCGAGCGATGATTGTTTCGCCTTATCGTCAAACTAACCCGTTAGTCAGCATGCATTATCAAGACGAGTTTGGTGCCAATAAGGTTTTTGAGCTTGAGTCACCAGAGAGTAAGCATGAAAGGCATCAAGTGAGTCGAGATGGCAACCGAAGTCTATTTGAGGAAGGCGTCACTTACTCCAAGCTCAACTCATTAATGGCACAAGGTAGCCAAATCAAGAGTACAGGGCTGACAGAGGCATTTGTTCTGAATGAGTTTAACGCGCTTTATCCTAAAGCGATTTTGCTTGGAGTCATCAATGACGGAGACTTCCGTTTAATTACTCAAGGGGCTGACTTAGAAAAGCTGATATCGACAGAATGTGAGATCATCAGTTTACTGCCGCCTTCAGAGCCGGTCGAGACTCCAGATAAGTAG
- a CDS encoding NupC/NupG family nucleoside CNT transporter, with the protein MASLLGIITILVAAWLLSTDRKNIPLRTVSLAFLLQISFALLVLYVPMGKEALNAATGAVSSLINYGQEGINFLFGGLTNNGFVFAINVLGIIIFFSALISGLYHIGFMPKVINLIGGALQKFLGTGRAESLSATANIFVGMIEAPLVVKPYLKHMTDSQLFAVMVCGLASVAGGTLVGYASLGVDLNYLIAAAFMSAPAGLLMAKILVPGNADDVQENIESDVEIPRATNVVEAMADGAMSGLRIAVAVGATLLAFISVIAMLNGLLGIVGGWFGVNLSFELILGYVFAPVAWLIGVPWSEAIVAGSLIGNKIVVNEFVAFIQLMDAKEVLSEHSQAIVTFALCGFANISTMAILIGGLGSLVPERRSFISQYGFKAICAGVFANLMSAAIAGVVLSL; encoded by the coding sequence ATGGCTTCGCTACTTGGAATTATTACTATTTTAGTTGCCGCTTGGTTACTATCTACGGACAGAAAAAATATTCCACTAAGAACAGTCTCTCTGGCTTTCTTACTACAAATCTCATTCGCGCTATTGGTTCTATATGTTCCAATGGGTAAAGAAGCGTTGAATGCAGCCACTGGTGCGGTATCTAGCTTGATCAACTACGGTCAAGAAGGGATTAACTTCCTATTTGGTGGCCTTACGAACAACGGTTTCGTTTTCGCGATTAACGTTCTGGGCATTATTATCTTTTTCTCTGCGCTTATCTCTGGTTTGTACCACATAGGTTTTATGCCAAAAGTGATCAACCTTATCGGTGGCGCGCTGCAGAAGTTCTTGGGCACAGGCCGTGCAGAATCCCTGTCTGCGACAGCAAATATCTTCGTTGGCATGATTGAAGCACCGTTGGTGGTTAAGCCTTACCTGAAACACATGACGGATTCACAACTGTTCGCAGTGATGGTATGTGGTTTGGCATCTGTTGCTGGTGGTACGCTTGTTGGTTATGCATCGCTTGGTGTTGACCTAAACTATCTGATCGCAGCGGCATTCATGTCTGCACCTGCAGGTTTGTTGATGGCTAAAATCTTAGTACCAGGTAATGCTGACGATGTTCAAGAAAACATTGAGTCAGATGTTGAAATTCCACGAGCAACAAACGTAGTTGAGGCAATGGCAGATGGGGCTATGTCTGGACTTCGTATTGCCGTTGCGGTGGGTGCGACACTTCTTGCCTTTATCAGTGTGATTGCAATGCTGAATGGCTTGCTAGGTATTGTTGGGGGATGGTTTGGCGTAAACCTAAGCTTCGAGCTTATCCTAGGCTATGTGTTCGCACCCGTTGCATGGCTGATCGGTGTGCCGTGGTCTGAGGCTATCGTTGCAGGTTCACTGATCGGTAACAAGATTGTTGTGAACGAATTTGTCGCTTTCATTCAGTTAATGGATGCGAAAGAGGTTCTTAGCGAGCATTCACAAGCGATTGTAACCTTCGCACTGTGTGGCTTTGCCAACATCTCAACAATGGCGATTTTGATTGGTGGCCTAGGTAGCTTGGTACCAGAGCGTCGCTCTTTCATCTCACAATACGGCTTTAAAGCGATTTGTGCTGGTGTGTTTGCTAACTTAATGAGTGCTGCGATTGCTGGCGTGGTACTTTCACTCTAG
- a CDS encoding type IV toxin-antitoxin system AbiEi family antitoxin domain-containing protein, whose product MLYNVCNVIQSVSFKMNPSQLDKLKKLSMFTTSDAAKFNITRAALSRAVEKGHLEKLQRGLYGYVGREESEMQSYAEVSARAKNSVICLLSALRYHDLTTQAPFQVWICISKNDRAPSIDYPNIRIVRTRDMANFGVVSRQVDGVPILVTDIERTIVDCFKFRNKIGIDVAIEAFVEAKRANKLNHDKLWEYAKYYRMTNIMMPYLEALSWN is encoded by the coding sequence TTGTTGTACAATGTTTGTAATGTTATACAAAGCGTATCATTTAAAATGAACCCCTCACAACTAGATAAACTTAAAAAGTTATCAATGTTTACTACCTCAGATGCCGCGAAATTCAACATCACTCGTGCAGCGCTTTCTCGCGCCGTGGAAAAAGGCCATTTAGAAAAACTTCAGAGAGGGCTTTATGGATATGTAGGGCGAGAAGAGTCAGAAATGCAATCTTATGCGGAGGTTAGTGCTAGAGCGAAAAATAGCGTTATTTGCCTTTTGTCGGCTCTTAGATACCACGACCTCACCACCCAAGCGCCATTTCAGGTGTGGATCTGCATTAGTAAAAACGATAGAGCGCCTAGTATTGACTACCCAAACATACGAATTGTTCGCACCAGAGACATGGCCAATTTTGGAGTTGTCTCAAGACAAGTTGATGGTGTTCCTATTTTGGTGACTGATATTGAACGGACTATTGTTGATTGTTTTAAGTTCCGTAATAAAATCGGGATTGACGTTGCGATTGAAGCATTTGTGGAAGCAAAACGAGCTAATAAGCTCAATCACGATAAGCTCTGGGAATATGCCAAGTATTACCGAATGACTAATATCATGATGCCCTACCTTGAAGCGCTGAGTTGGAATTAA
- a CDS encoding helix-turn-helix transcriptional regulator, translated as MSKLLTIEDIIYTFDISRTTFWRMRQDDTFPKPIMVSKRSPRWSEQEVYMWYEASR; from the coding sequence ATGAGCAAACTACTCACGATTGAAGATATTATTTACACCTTTGATATTAGTCGAACTACCTTTTGGAGAATGAGGCAGGATGACACGTTCCCAAAACCGATCATGGTTTCTAAACGCTCTCCCCGTTGGAGCGAGCAAGAGGTATATATGTGGTATGAAGCTAGTAGATAG